Proteins encoded together in one Branchiostoma floridae strain S238N-H82 chromosome 18, Bfl_VNyyK, whole genome shotgun sequence window:
- the LOC118405998 gene encoding hydroxysteroid 11-beta-dehydrogenase 1-like protein B has protein sequence MFVTNIGFALPTVSLRGATVAITGCSTGIGEQMAYQYARLGAKILITARRENRLKEVVAKAMSLGAQEAHYVAGDMGKAEDCERTIQTAKDKFGHLDYLVLNHVGSNLGSVHKKILMGRSWDQDPDVDFFVDYLNVNLVSYVRLTSLALPLLKESSGHIVVISSILGKVPWPNDGFHCTNNFALDGFFSSLRVELMKAQHEVSVTFAVLGLIWTPRIAETFQVG, from the exons ATGTTTGTAACGAATATAGGGTTTGCTTTACCCACAGTGTCTCTGCGGGGGGCCACGGTCGCCATCACGGGCTGCAGTACCGGTATCGGGGAACAGATGGCGTACCAGTACGCTCGACTGGGGGCAAAGATCCTCATCACAGCTAGGAGGGAGAACAGGCTGAAAGAG GTCGTAGCAAAAGCGATGTCTCTGGGAGCCCAGGAGGCGCACTACGTGGCCGGGGACATGGGGAAGGCGGAGGACTGTGAGAGAACCATTCAAACAGCCAAGGACAAATTTG GTCATCTGGACTACTTGGTGCTGAACCATGTTGGATCCAATCTCGGATCTGTGCATAAGAAAATTTTGATGGGTAGATCTTGGGACCAGGACCCTGATGTAGACTTCTTCGTGGACTACTTGAACGTGAACTTGGTCAGTTACGTCCGGCTGACCTCCCTGGCCTTGCCGCTGTTGAAGGAGAGTAGCGGACACATCGTGGTGATCTCTtctattttgg GAAAGGTGCCGTGGCCAAACgacggcttccactgtactaacAACTTCGCGTTGGACGGATTCTTCAGCTCCCTCCGTGTGGAACTGATGAAAGCTCAACACGAAGTGTCCGTCACCTTCGCCGTTCTGGGATTAATCTGGACACCGAGAATTGCGGAAACATTTCAGgtaggatga